In the genome of Streptomyces collinus, one region contains:
- a CDS encoding flavodoxin family protein, which translates to MATLLIVHHTPSPHCQAMFEAVLSGATDPDIEDVRVVRVPALSATASDVLAADGFLLGTPANLGYMSGALKHFFDQVYYPCLDATRGRPFGYWVHGGNDVTGAVRGIESVTTGLGWRRTAEAVTVTGEPDKGDLQRCWELGATVAAGLMG; encoded by the coding sequence GTGGCCACCTTGCTGATCGTCCATCACACGCCCTCGCCCCACTGCCAGGCGATGTTCGAAGCCGTCCTCTCCGGGGCGACGGACCCCGACATCGAGGACGTCCGGGTCGTCCGCGTGCCCGCGCTGTCCGCCACCGCCTCCGATGTCCTCGCCGCCGACGGCTTCCTCCTCGGAACTCCCGCGAACCTCGGCTACATGTCGGGCGCCCTCAAGCACTTCTTCGACCAGGTCTACTACCCGTGCCTGGACGCCACCCGCGGCCGCCCCTTCGGCTACTGGGTGCACGGCGGCAACGACGTCACCGGAGCGGTGCGCGGGATCGAGTCGGTGACGACCGGCCTCGGCTGGCGCCGCACCGCCGAGGCCGTGACCGTGACCGGCGAGCCGGACAAGGGCGACCTCCAGCGGTGCTGGGAACTGGGTGCGACGGTCGCCGCCGGGCTCATGGGCTGA
- a CDS encoding phage holin family protein encodes MGELLSTVTSDVQQLLHQEAELAKAEIREEATKAGKAAGMFGGAGFAGYMVAVFLTLAAMFALANVMDPGWAALIVTGVWAVIGLVLYRRGRARMRTVSPKPEQTLQTLKEDMQWARHPTR; translated from the coding sequence GTGGGAGAGCTGCTCTCGACGGTGACGTCGGACGTGCAGCAGTTGCTGCACCAGGAGGCGGAACTGGCCAAGGCCGAGATCCGGGAAGAGGCCACCAAGGCGGGCAAGGCGGCCGGGATGTTCGGCGGAGCCGGTTTCGCCGGCTACATGGTGGCGGTCTTTCTGACCCTGGCGGCGATGTTCGCCCTGGCCAACGTCATGGACCCGGGATGGGCCGCGCTGATCGTCACCGGAGTGTGGGCGGTGATCGGCCTGGTCCTCTACCGCCGGGGCCGCGCGCGGATGCGCACCGTGTCGCCGAAGCCGGAGCAGACCCTGCAGACGCTGAAGGAGGACATGCAATGGGCACGGCACCCGACCAGATAA
- a CDS encoding sulfite exporter TauE/SafE family protein, which produces MTPWEMAAVLAAGTGAGAVNAVVGSGTLITFPVLLATGMPPVTATVSNGLGLVPGSITAAVGYREELRGQRRRVLLLGIGAVLGGLAGAVLLLTLPASAFERIVPVLVGLALVLVACQPWIAKRVRRRRETGSSPVRRDGGPLLFTGLTLASVYGGYFSAAQGIIYVSLMGMLLDETLQRLNAVKNVLAAVVNTVAAVLFLFFAHFDWTAVLLIAAGSALGGLIGARTGRRFSPAVLRTLIVSVGTVALVHLVLH; this is translated from the coding sequence GTGACGCCCTGGGAGATGGCCGCCGTGCTCGCCGCCGGCACGGGCGCCGGGGCCGTCAACGCCGTCGTCGGCTCGGGGACTCTGATCACCTTTCCGGTCCTGCTCGCCACCGGCATGCCGCCGGTCACGGCCACGGTGTCCAACGGCCTGGGCCTGGTCCCCGGTTCCATCACCGCGGCCGTCGGCTACCGCGAGGAACTGCGCGGCCAGCGGCGGCGCGTCCTGCTGCTCGGCATCGGCGCCGTGCTGGGCGGCCTCGCCGGCGCCGTGCTGCTGCTGACCCTCCCCGCGTCGGCGTTCGAACGGATCGTGCCGGTCCTGGTGGGCCTCGCCCTCGTCCTGGTCGCGTGCCAGCCCTGGATCGCGAAGAGAGTGCGCCGCCGTCGCGAGACGGGGAGCAGCCCCGTGCGCCGCGACGGCGGACCGCTGCTGTTCACCGGGCTGACGCTGGCCAGCGTCTACGGCGGCTACTTCTCCGCCGCGCAGGGCATCATCTACGTCTCCCTGATGGGCATGCTGCTCGACGAGACGCTCCAGCGGCTCAACGCCGTGAAGAACGTGCTGGCCGCCGTCGTCAACACCGTCGCCGCCGTACTGTTCCTGTTCTTCGCCCACTTCGACTGGACGGCCGTCCTGCTCATCGCCGCCGGATCAGCGCTCGGCGGCCTGATCGGGGCCAGAACGGGACGCCGCTTCAGCCCGGCCGTGCTGCGCACGCTGATCGTGTCGGTCGGCACCGTCGCCCTCGTCCACCTGGTGCTGCACTGA
- a CDS encoding YihY/virulence factor BrkB family protein, producing the protein MVKLHIPGRKERHETEAPPPQSPRPGFEAERRDGREAERRETAEAEGRDAREGERRSTEGPEGREAPAAASEEPGPDPEVERAAPDTPTDLPKKSWVAVLKGSIREFKDDELTDRAAALTYYGVLALFPALLVLVSMLGLTGKSTTDKVTENVRELVPGSAGDIITRAVDQLQGNAGVGSLMAIVGLVLAVWSASGYVGAFIRSANAVYDMPEGRPVWKLLPMRVGVTVVLLVLAVISSLIVVFSGGLAKQAGDALGIGDTALTVWSIAKWPVLVLLVVLMIAILYWAAPNAKVKGFRWITPGSLLALLIWMVASAGFAVYVANFASYNKTYGTMAGVIVFLVWLWITNLAILLGLEFDAETVRQRAIAGGHPPEEEPYTQPRDTRAWDEQDRRRLEQT; encoded by the coding sequence ATGGTGAAGCTGCATATTCCGGGACGAAAAGAACGCCACGAAACCGAGGCCCCGCCTCCACAGAGCCCACGCCCGGGGTTCGAGGCGGAACGCCGGGACGGTCGCGAGGCGGAACGCCGGGAGACCGCCGAGGCGGAAGGCCGGGACGCTCGTGAGGGGGAACGCCGGTCGACCGAAGGGCCGGAGGGCCGCGAGGCTCCCGCCGCCGCTTCCGAGGAGCCCGGGCCGGACCCCGAAGTGGAGCGCGCGGCGCCGGACACGCCGACGGACCTGCCGAAGAAGTCCTGGGTCGCGGTGCTGAAGGGCAGTATCCGGGAGTTCAAGGACGACGAGCTGACCGACCGGGCGGCCGCGCTGACCTACTACGGCGTGCTGGCACTGTTCCCCGCGCTGCTGGTGCTGGTTTCGATGCTGGGCCTCACCGGCAAGTCGACCACGGACAAGGTGACGGAGAACGTCCGCGAGCTCGTGCCCGGCTCGGCGGGCGACATCATCACCCGGGCCGTGGACCAGTTGCAGGGCAACGCCGGCGTCGGCTCGCTGATGGCGATCGTCGGTCTGGTCCTGGCGGTGTGGTCGGCGTCCGGCTACGTGGGCGCGTTCATCCGCTCGGCCAACGCCGTGTACGACATGCCCGAGGGCCGGCCGGTGTGGAAGCTGCTGCCGATGCGGGTGGGCGTGACGGTCGTGCTGCTGGTGCTGGCCGTCATCAGCTCGCTGATCGTGGTGTTCTCGGGCGGACTGGCCAAGCAGGCCGGAGACGCGCTGGGCATCGGCGACACCGCGCTGACGGTGTGGTCGATCGCCAAGTGGCCGGTCCTGGTGCTGCTGGTCGTGCTCATGATCGCGATCCTGTACTGGGCGGCCCCGAACGCCAAGGTCAAGGGGTTCCGCTGGATCACGCCCGGCAGTCTGCTGGCGCTGCTGATCTGGATGGTCGCGTCCGCCGGTTTCGCGGTCTACGTCGCCAACTTCGCCTCGTACAACAAGACCTACGGCACGATGGCCGGTGTCATCGTCTTCCTGGTGTGGCTGTGGATCACCAATCTGGCGATCCTGCTGGGGCTGGAGTTCGACGCGGAGACGGTGCGGCAGCGCGCCATCGCCGGTGGTCATCCGCCCGAGGAGGAGCCGTACACCCAGCCGCGTGACACCAGGGCGTGGGACGAGCAGGACCGCCGCCGGCTGGAACAGACCTGA
- a CDS encoding DUF3618 domain-containing protein, which produces MTQPPHDEPTARSQEELREQVEQTRNELGDTVQALADRADVKTRAREKAVAVREQAGAKAQEWSGQARTKAAHMAHTVEEKLPEPVKQKGAAAAQGAKEKAAQAEQVWQDKAPQQVRDHRAALLAGAGAVLVACLLIRRRGKR; this is translated from the coding sequence ATGACCCAGCCTCCGCACGACGAGCCGACCGCCCGCAGCCAGGAGGAGCTGCGCGAGCAGGTCGAGCAGACCCGCAACGAACTCGGGGACACCGTGCAGGCACTGGCGGACCGGGCCGACGTCAAGACCCGTGCCCGTGAGAAGGCCGTCGCGGTCAGGGAGCAGGCCGGGGCCAAGGCCCAGGAGTGGAGCGGGCAGGCCAGGACCAAGGCCGCGCACATGGCCCACACCGTGGAGGAGAAGCTGCCCGAGCCGGTGAAGCAGAAGGGCGCCGCCGCCGCTCAGGGCGCGAAGGAGAAGGCCGCGCAGGCCGAGCAGGTCTGGCAGGACAAGGCCCCGCAGCAGGTGCGCGACCACCGGGCCGCCCTGCTGGCGGGCGCCGGTGCCGTGCTCGTGGCCTGCCTGCTGATCCGCCGTCGCGGCAAGCGCTGA
- a CDS encoding GNAT family N-acetyltransferase, whose product MTTSPAIRPYRSEDRPALDDICIRTAHHGEDSRPHYADPGVFPATFAAPYVHLEPDLAFVLDDGQGQAVGYILGAADTARFAEAFRVTWLPLVADRYPEPPRPPRTPDEAMAGLLHDPERMVLPELAAHPAHLHIDLLSDWQRRGYGRRLMRTLLQALHDRGVPAVHLAMATANTRARAFYARMGFEEIEVPEPGAATYLGRATKELDRL is encoded by the coding sequence ATGACCACGTCACCCGCCATCCGTCCGTACCGCTCCGAGGACCGCCCGGCTCTCGACGACATCTGCATCCGCACCGCCCACCACGGCGAGGACAGCCGCCCTCACTACGCGGACCCGGGCGTCTTCCCGGCGACCTTCGCGGCGCCGTACGTCCATCTGGAGCCGGACCTGGCCTTCGTGCTGGACGACGGGCAGGGGCAGGCGGTCGGCTACATCCTCGGCGCGGCCGACACCGCGCGCTTCGCCGAGGCCTTCCGCGTCACATGGCTTCCCCTGGTCGCCGACCGCTACCCGGAACCGCCCCGGCCGCCGCGCACCCCGGACGAGGCGATGGCGGGCCTGCTGCACGACCCCGAACGCATGGTGCTGCCCGAACTGGCCGCCCACCCCGCGCACCTGCACATCGATCTGCTGTCCGACTGGCAGCGCCGCGGCTACGGACGCCGCCTGATGCGGACGCTTCTGCAGGCCCTCCACGACAGGGGGGTGCCGGCCGTCCACCTGGCCATGGCGACCGCCAACACCCGGGCCCGGGCCTTCTACGCCCGCATGGGCTTCGAGGAGATCGAGGTGCCCGAACCGGGCGCGGCCACCTACCTCGGACGCGCCACGAAGGAGCTCGACCGGCTCTGA
- a CDS encoding phage holin family protein has protein sequence MTDTHRTASAAPRTGHAPAAGEEPVGELVQRATEQLTDLVRGEMRLAQAEMTEKGKRFGKGGGLFGGAGVLGFVTLQALVATVIAALAVPLPVWAAALIVTGVLAVATGLTALAGRKQVHGATPPAPQQTIDNVKADVAEIKESAQR, from the coding sequence ATGACGGACACGCACCGCACGGCCTCCGCCGCGCCCCGCACGGGGCACGCGCCGGCGGCCGGAGAGGAGCCGGTGGGCGAGCTGGTGCAGCGGGCCACCGAGCAACTGACCGATCTGGTGCGCGGCGAGATGCGCCTCGCCCAGGCGGAGATGACCGAGAAGGGCAAACGCTTCGGGAAGGGCGGCGGCCTGTTCGGCGGAGCCGGCGTACTCGGCTTCGTCACCCTCCAGGCGCTTGTCGCCACGGTGATCGCCGCCCTGGCCGTGCCGCTGCCGGTGTGGGCCGCGGCGCTGATCGTCACCGGCGTGCTGGCCGTGGCCACGGGCCTGACGGCGCTGGCCGGCCGCAAGCAGGTGCACGGCGCCACCCCGCCCGCCCCGCAGCAGACCATCGACAACGTGAAGGCCGACGTGGCCGAGATCAAGGAGAGTGCACAGCGATGA
- a CDS encoding SRPBCC family protein, protein MSQVEESIEVRVPVHTAYNQWTQFESFPEFMDGVERIEQRTDTLTHWVTKVGGQAREFDAEITEQVPDERVAWTTVGGEAQQAGVVTFHRIQDDTTKVMLQMDFDPSGVAETVGDKLGFVKRQVSGDLRRFKEFMEARGAETGAWRGQV, encoded by the coding sequence TTGTCGCAGGTAGAGGAATCCATCGAGGTCCGCGTGCCGGTGCACACCGCGTACAACCAGTGGACGCAGTTCGAGTCCTTCCCCGAGTTCATGGACGGTGTCGAGCGCATCGAGCAGCGCACCGACACCCTCACGCACTGGGTCACGAAGGTCGGCGGACAGGCGCGGGAGTTCGACGCGGAGATCACCGAGCAGGTCCCGGACGAGCGCGTCGCCTGGACCACCGTGGGCGGTGAGGCGCAGCAGGCCGGTGTGGTGACCTTCCACCGCATCCAGGACGACACGACCAAGGTCATGCTGCAGATGGACTTCGACCCCAGCGGCGTGGCCGAGACCGTGGGCGACAAGCTCGGCTTCGTGAAGCGGCAGGTCTCCGGTGATCTGCGGCGCTTCAAGGAGTTCATGGAGGCCCGCGGGGCGGAGACGGGTGCCTGGCGCGGCCAGGTCTGA
- a CDS encoding DUF1996 domain-containing protein, producing MAANVYASATDGGSGGDSAATRSGTGVRTAGATIDCPDVGTKLTSVPEQARGEVDKELALLDEQIAKAYQQLSEAAQQIQQDPGFADNAIVNPLKEKRGASLERIAIAIDRVGDRPEGLEALAACTVQDGNQAPAQGEGQDGAAGEQPGQEQGQAGQEQGNGQGQGANGGQAGNGPVAADFADINSVQPNVNDPRPQGDASRGSFATSCGVNENGLFNSDNIIAAPGVTNGAHHFHDYVGNQANNAFASDQDLANAETSCDDQGDKSSYYWPVVRLQNGTQEQDAQKPGGGIEGNAGEIVTPKQVTLTFVGNPREKVTAMPRLLRIITGDAKSFVNGPANANASWSCTGFEDRQLKDKYPLCPQGSDVVRTFKFQSCWDGRNIDSANHRTHVAFADAAGNCPSGFRPIPQLVQRIVYDIDAPSLQDGGRTTPLFAVDSFPEQLHKPGTDHGDFINIFDEDLMGEMVDCINGGRKCGAGAGGGQDPAPGEEPQEPTKSPEAPQEEPTKTPEAPQEEPTKTPEAPQEQPTKTPDAPQNGNGGGKPGDQGDDGDDGDDGKGGAAKPPADKPDPEPDPEPEPGDASTAPGGARPEVKATASADGGNAAEQGGGSKNGDDQDTDGLGDSQAVGQATSAAPAPSAPSRTEPQAVGEGGLADTGAQLWPAAAGAVLVIAGFVVLRRVRRSHM from the coding sequence ATGGCCGCGAACGTCTACGCCTCGGCCACGGACGGCGGTTCGGGCGGTGACTCCGCCGCTACGCGGTCCGGCACGGGGGTCCGGACCGCGGGCGCCACGATCGACTGTCCGGACGTCGGCACCAAGCTGACCTCGGTCCCCGAACAGGCGCGGGGGGAGGTCGACAAGGAACTCGCCCTCCTGGACGAGCAGATCGCGAAGGCGTATCAGCAGCTGAGCGAAGCGGCACAGCAGATACAGCAGGATCCCGGCTTCGCCGACAACGCGATCGTGAATCCGCTGAAGGAGAAGCGGGGCGCGAGCCTCGAACGCATCGCGATCGCCATCGACCGCGTTGGAGACCGCCCCGAAGGGCTGGAGGCCCTGGCCGCCTGCACCGTGCAGGACGGCAACCAGGCTCCCGCGCAGGGCGAAGGCCAGGACGGCGCCGCCGGCGAGCAGCCCGGCCAGGAGCAGGGCCAGGCCGGCCAGGAACAGGGGAACGGCCAAGGCCAGGGAGCCAACGGCGGACAGGCCGGCAACGGCCCCGTCGCCGCCGACTTCGCGGACATCAACAGTGTCCAGCCCAACGTGAACGACCCCCGCCCACAGGGCGACGCGTCCCGCGGTTCCTTCGCCACCAGTTGCGGTGTGAACGAGAACGGCCTGTTCAACTCCGACAACATCATCGCCGCCCCGGGCGTCACCAACGGCGCCCACCACTTCCACGACTACGTCGGCAACCAGGCCAACAACGCCTTCGCCAGCGACCAGGACCTCGCGAACGCCGAGACCAGCTGCGACGACCAGGGTGACAAGTCGTCCTACTACTGGCCCGTCGTGCGCCTGCAGAACGGCACCCAGGAGCAGGACGCCCAGAAGCCGGGCGGCGGCATCGAGGGCAACGCCGGCGAGATCGTCACGCCGAAGCAGGTCACGCTGACGTTCGTCGGCAACCCGCGCGAGAAGGTCACGGCCATGCCGCGCCTGCTGCGCATCATCACGGGTGACGCCAAGTCGTTCGTGAACGGCCCGGCCAACGCCAACGCCTCCTGGAGCTGCACCGGCTTCGAGGACCGGCAGCTGAAGGACAAGTACCCGCTGTGCCCGCAGGGCAGCGACGTCGTCCGCACCTTCAAGTTCCAGAGCTGCTGGGACGGCCGCAACATCGACAGCGCCAACCACCGTACCCACGTGGCGTTCGCGGACGCCGCCGGGAACTGCCCGTCGGGCTTCCGCCCCATCCCGCAGCTGGTCCAGCGCATCGTCTACGACATCGACGCGCCGAGCCTGCAGGACGGTGGCCGTACGACGCCGCTGTTCGCGGTCGACTCCTTCCCGGAGCAGCTGCACAAGCCGGGCACGGACCACGGTGACTTCATCAACATCTTCGACGAGGATCTGATGGGGGAGATGGTCGACTGCATCAACGGCGGCCGCAAGTGCGGCGCCGGAGCGGGCGGCGGGCAGGACCCGGCACCGGGCGAGGAGCCCCAGGAGCCCACGAAGTCGCCGGAGGCCCCGCAGGAGGAGCCGACGAAGACGCCCGAGGCCCCGCAGGAGGAGCCGACGAAGACGCCGGAGGCCCCGCAGGAGCAGCCGACGAAGACGCCCGACGCCCCGCAGAACGGCAACGGCGGCGGCAAGCCCGGCGACCAGGGCGATGACGGTGACGACGGTGACGACGGCAAGGGTGGGGCCGCGAAGCCCCCGGCGGACAAGCCGGACCCCGAGCCGGACCCCGAGCCGGAGCCCGGCGACGCGTCCACGGCTCCCGGTGGCGCCCGACCGGAGGTGAAGGCGACGGCCTCCGCCGACGGCGGCAACGCCGCCGAGCAGGGCGGCGGTTCGAAGAACGGCGACGACCAGGACACCGACGGCCTCGGCGACTCCCAGGCCGTCGGCCAGGCGACGAGTGCCGCCCCGGCCCCGTCGGCGCCGTCCCGGACGGAGCCGCAGGCGGTCGGCGAGGGCGGCCTGGCCGACACCGGCGCCCAGCTCTGGCCGGCCGCGGCGGGTGCCGTGCTGGTCATCGCGGGCTTCGTCGTCCTCCGCCGGGTGAGGCGCAGCCACATGTGA
- a CDS encoding YsnF/AvaK domain-containing protein: protein MITREQIDTVLDHPVHDARGDKIGDARHVFFDDVTGEPEWVSVRTGLFGTSESFVPIHDAALVEDHLEVPYAKDQVKDAPNVDIDAGGHLSEQEEQRLYQYYGIDWDASWQDPHSGTGRATDTSGTTGTADDAMTRSEEEMHVGVERREAGRARLRKYVVTEEQQYTVPVRHEEVRVEREPITDTNRDRAMTGPDITEAEHDVTLYEEQPVVETRAVPKERVRLTTEEVTEEETVTGEVRKERIETEGTDEHGDQRRRH, encoded by the coding sequence ATGATCACCCGAGAGCAGATCGACACCGTGCTGGACCACCCGGTCCATGACGCCAGGGGCGACAAGATCGGCGATGCCCGGCACGTCTTCTTCGACGACGTCACCGGCGAGCCCGAGTGGGTCAGCGTACGGACGGGCCTGTTCGGCACCAGCGAGTCCTTCGTACCCATCCACGACGCGGCCCTCGTCGAAGACCACCTCGAAGTGCCGTACGCCAAGGACCAGGTCAAGGACGCGCCCAACGTCGACATAGACGCCGGCGGCCACCTGTCCGAGCAGGAGGAGCAGCGCCTGTACCAGTACTACGGCATCGACTGGGACGCCTCGTGGCAGGACCCGCACTCCGGCACCGGCCGGGCGACGGACACCTCCGGCACCACCGGCACCGCCGACGACGCGATGACGCGGTCCGAGGAGGAGATGCACGTCGGTGTCGAACGCCGCGAGGCCGGCCGGGCGCGGCTGCGCAAGTACGTCGTCACCGAGGAGCAGCAGTACACCGTCCCGGTACGCCATGAAGAGGTCCGCGTCGAGCGCGAGCCGATCACCGACACGAACCGGGACAGGGCGATGACCGGCCCGGACATCACCGAGGCGGAACACGACGTCACGCTCTACGAGGAGCAACCCGTGGTCGAAACCAGGGCCGTGCCGAAGGAGCGGGTCCGCCTGACCACCGAAGAGGTCACGGAGGAGGAGACCGTCACCGGCGAGGTCCGCAAGGAGCGCATCGAAACCGAGGGAACCGACGAGCACGGGGACCAGCGGCGCCGCCACTGA